One Triticum dicoccoides isolate Atlit2015 ecotype Zavitan chromosome 5B, WEW_v2.0, whole genome shotgun sequence genomic window carries:
- the LOC119309693 gene encoding DNA topoisomerase 1-like, producing MDRHVDYGTQSGDDAGDEMKSNDLSSASSASSSSTENPNESHVQLNITNENVDDEIITNLSSPKTDSPKTDKEAQLKMARKIANKKKKKRHEELDEEEEDGEEEEDDSEVEDDEKRKRRRIVKTRMSEEV from the exons ATGGATCGTCATGTAGATTACGGCACTCAGTCGGGCGATGATGCTGGGG ATGAGATGAAGTCAAATGATTTATCTTCAGCTTcatctgcatcatcttcttctacgGAGAATCCGAATG AGAGTCATGTGCAACTCAATATCACCAACGAGAATGTAGATGATGAAATTATAACAAATCTGAGTTCACCTAAGACAGACAGCCCAAAAACTGACAAGGAAGCACAACTTAAGATGGCGAGGAAGATTgcgaataaaaagaaaaagaaaaggcatgAAGAAttagacgaggaagaggaggatggggaggaggaggaggacgacagtgAAGTAGAGGACGacgagaagaggaagaggaggaggatagtgaagacgaggatgagtgaAGAAGTATAA